A genomic region of Candidatus Krumholzibacteriota bacterium contains the following coding sequences:
- a CDS encoding glycosyltransferase family 39 protein: MKRLFLEKNIPVLFIVLISGTVFRFLGLGWALPEIYEEATPLIKAWEMWGWGTGRTPDLNPHFFNYPGLMIYLHFAVQGILFLSMKISGIISSTAHFQAAYIIDKTLFYYAGRAVGALFGVATIAAVFHAGRILAGRTAGIISAILLALNTFHISKSQLIEVDIPLTFFITASLILMTRLLKSDSFRVRIITGIFTGLAISTKYTAALLFIPLLAVHAAAFFDKSEDRAAIGSKHQSVSSIIRSLLLVSATAIAVFIITSPYTVLDWPEFWKDISLERQHMQSGHFGLESTSSLRFYAGSLPGLLPGWPLLFLSISAIFYFAVRIRDKNSIIFASFALPYLLVISSWSMKADRYLLPVLPLLLIFASAAIAGTYRYIFTARLSRLIRFSTLSVLSFLIAFPIAASCPEHIQKYRPDNRTIAKEWIRENIPSGSFIVTEAYGPEFIKPQVIAAQPEKVRKMILERIGGRVDYALLPIPMFQSVSERSESFYDLSLYRMADIIITSSSVCSRYMKDPARYSKQNAFYVALARDYDIVFKSAEDASSGPVLTIFRSTRHHREFSRRKEIEFPSLLSLSGDLATGSEELFYLDLGLNYEAFGYYRQAIASYQLAFNFPVVRSSSYNSLILGMTRCLLATHSPEKAVELLEEAETAAPDQRSKDSFRRLRERIRPDRRF; the protein is encoded by the coding sequence ATGAAACGCTTATTTCTTGAAAAGAATATCCCTGTCCTTTTTATAGTCCTGATCTCCGGAACAGTCTTTAGATTCCTGGGGCTGGGCTGGGCCCTGCCCGAGATATATGAGGAAGCGACGCCGCTGATCAAAGCGTGGGAGATGTGGGGCTGGGGAACCGGAAGGACGCCTGATCTCAATCCACATTTCTTTAATTATCCCGGTCTTATGATCTACCTCCATTTCGCGGTCCAGGGGATACTCTTTCTGTCAATGAAGATCTCCGGTATCATCTCATCAACCGCCCATTTCCAGGCAGCCTATATAATCGACAAGACTCTCTTTTACTATGCCGGTCGCGCGGTGGGAGCACTGTTCGGTGTCGCCACGATAGCGGCGGTCTTCCATGCCGGCCGGATACTCGCCGGCAGAACGGCCGGGATCATTTCAGCGATCCTTCTCGCACTCAACACATTCCATATCTCCAAATCACAGCTGATCGAAGTAGACATTCCACTGACCTTCTTCATCACGGCGTCCCTGATCCTGATGACGAGACTGTTGAAAAGCGACAGCTTCCGCGTCAGGATAATCACGGGGATATTTACCGGTCTGGCGATATCGACGAAATACACGGCGGCGCTTCTTTTTATTCCGCTCCTGGCAGTCCATGCCGCGGCTTTTTTTGACAAGAGTGAAGATCGCGCCGCGATAGGATCAAAACATCAAAGCGTCTCTTCCATCATCAGGTCCCTCCTTCTCGTGTCGGCAACAGCCATCGCCGTCTTCATAATCACCTCTCCATATACCGTCCTCGACTGGCCGGAGTTCTGGAAGGATATCTCCCTTGAGCGTCAGCATATGCAATCCGGACATTTTGGCCTCGAAAGTACGTCATCGCTGAGATTCTACGCCGGCTCGCTACCCGGCCTGTTGCCCGGATGGCCGCTTCTCTTTCTTTCGATCTCGGCCATCTTTTACTTTGCGGTCAGGATTCGCGATAAAAATTCGATAATATTCGCCTCATTCGCGTTGCCTTATTTACTGGTAATATCCTCCTGGTCGATGAAAGCGGACAGATATCTCCTTCCCGTCCTGCCGCTGCTGCTGATCTTTGCCTCGGCAGCGATCGCCGGGACATACCGGTATATATTCACGGCCAGACTGTCCCGGTTGATCAGATTTTCCACCCTGTCTGTCCTCTCTTTCCTGATCGCCTTTCCGATAGCCGCTTCCTGTCCGGAGCATATTCAGAAATACCGGCCGGATAACCGAACGATCGCGAAAGAATGGATCAGAGAGAATATTCCCAGTGGTTCGTTTATTGTGACTGAAGCTTACGGCCCGGAGTTTATAAAACCGCAGGTGATCGCGGCCCAGCCGGAAAAGGTCAGAAAGATGATCCTCGAAAGGATCGGCGGCCGCGTCGATTACGCTCTGCTTCCGATACCGATGTTCCAGTCCGTGTCGGAACGTTCTGAGAGTTTTTATGACCTTTCTCTCTACAGGATGGCCGATATAATAATCACAAGCAGTTCTGTCTGTTCGAGGTATATGAAAGATCCGGCCAGATATTCAAAGCAGAACGCTTTTTACGTTGCTCTGGCCAGAGACTATGATATCGTATTTAAAAGCGCGGAAGATGCTTCCAGCGGCCCCGTTCTGACGATATTCAGGAGCACTCGCCACCATCGGGAATTCTCGCGCAGGAAAGAGATCGAGTTCCCTTCTTTACTCAGTCTTTCCGGTGACCTGGCAACGGGAAGCGAGGAGCTTTTCTATCTCGATCTCGGTCTTAACTATGAAGCGTTCGGTTATTACAGGCAGGCTATCGCCTCGTATCAACTCGCTTTCAATTTCCCCGTAGTGAGGAGTTCGAGTTACAATTCTCTTATCCTTGGAATGACCCGGTGCCTGTTGGCAACACATAGTCCTGAAAAAGCCGTCGAGCTGCTGGAAGAAGCGGAAACAGCCGCGCCTGATCAAAGATCGAAAGATTCATTCAGACGGCTGAGGGAAAGAATCCGGCCAGACAGACGGTTTTAA
- a CDS encoding PD40 domain-containing protein → MRLSSILKSTLTVVPVIFIMLSGCSDGPRSSGDQTFPVLTGEYLGQDTPGLEPELFAPGLVTTGLFTRDIAMTPDGKEIYFTAIVGFYRITQILCTKNINGVWTKPEVASFSGNPDYMDAEPAISPDGSRFMFLSTRPDSANGIAAGSQNIWMMDRIGDSWSEPYTPGPPITTEAAEFFPSITRDGTLYFTRNEGRSSYIFRSRLIDGKYTEAEKLPENVNSTSAQYNAFISPDEDFIIVPVAGREDGLGGDDYFISFRDPDDTWSDLVNMGAKVNTPGGREHSAYISPDGKYLFFMSARMKKEFEHPDGGMTRDLMIRMSSEPGGGSAGIYWIDASFIEDLRP, encoded by the coding sequence ATGCGTCTTTCCTCGATACTGAAATCGACCCTCACTGTCGTACCGGTCATTTTTATAATGCTTTCTGGTTGCTCTGACGGTCCTCGTTCGTCCGGAGACCAGACGTTTCCCGTTCTTACGGGCGAGTATCTCGGACAGGACACGCCCGGACTCGAACCTGAACTGTTCGCGCCGGGGCTTGTGACGACAGGGCTCTTCACGAGGGATATCGCCATGACTCCGGACGGAAAAGAGATATATTTCACCGCTATTGTCGGGTTCTACAGGATAACCCAGATCCTCTGTACGAAGAATATCAACGGAGTCTGGACAAAACCGGAAGTCGCCTCTTTCTCGGGAAATCCCGATTATATGGACGCTGAACCTGCCATCTCTCCCGACGGAAGCAGATTCATGTTTCTGTCCACCAGACCTGACTCGGCGAACGGGATCGCCGCGGGAAGCCAGAATATATGGATGATGGACAGGATCGGCGATTCGTGGAGCGAACCTTACACGCCCGGGCCTCCGATCACGACTGAAGCGGCTGAATTCTTTCCATCGATTACAAGGGATGGTACGCTCTATTTTACGCGTAACGAGGGCAGGTCGAGCTACATCTTCAGATCACGGCTCATTGATGGAAAATATACCGAAGCGGAGAAGCTCCCGGAAAACGTCAATTCCACTTCGGCTCAGTATAACGCTTTCATATCTCCCGATGAGGATTTCATTATCGTCCCGGTCGCGGGCAGAGAAGACGGACTCGGCGGGGATGATTATTTCATAAGTTTCCGCGATCCCGATGACACATGGTCCGACCTTGTCAATATGGGCGCGAAGGTCAACACGCCAGGAGGGCGTGAACATTCCGCGTATATATCCCCCGATGGAAAATATTTATTTTTTATGTCGGCAAGGATGAAAAAGGAATTCGAACATCCCGATGGGGGCATGACGCGCGACCTTATGATAAGGATGTCAAGTGAACCGGGCGGCGGATCCGCGGGGATATACTGGATAGACGCTTCGTTTATAGAGGATCTCAGGCCGTGA
- a CDS encoding UvrD-helicase domain-containing protein produces MMKFDLNPRQKEAVLSTDGYYLILAGAGSGKTRVLTERIAYLIREKNVSPERILAFTFTNKAAGEMRARVERSLSQRKIPFWVSTFHSTGLKILRKEANRIGFRNNFAIYDEDDSIRLIKDIIRKKNWNLDEYPPSIVRNRISAWKNSLVTPDEAVETAIDGIEELQAKVYLAYDIELKRSNSFDFDDLITRVVELFTAHPKIRERYARQFKYVLVDEFQDTNTIQMMMIDMLASKNRNLFVVGDDDQAIYGWRGATIENILQFDRLYEGTVTIRLEENYRSTNNILSASNAVISNNLDRKGKKLWSKKGDGEKVRTVYASDDRGEALAVREAVMRLIRNGYRRDEIAVLYRTHAQSRALETAMIRGGLPYQIIGGVRFYERKEIKDLLGYLKLVNNPDDNLNFKRVINVPKRGIGNVTIERIEEEAGDGSLLPAIISGEILDRFSSSQRKRIEEFSKLISVMRLRAKNDTAYEILSYLIETIGYREYLKEDIKTAQVRLENVEELLNETKRFAAVSDDPSLPAFLEEIALISNVDSMRDEDKIALMTLHNSKGLEYRSVMITGLEEGLLPHFSSFDDEREMEEERRLFYVGMTRAKEELYLFCAASRMQFGNWNDNRPSRFLEEIPEKYKEITGVNRQIEGGGDIFRQVDQIESLERGEDRISNDSRFRVGVSISHPSFGEGTIKKVEGTGMEMRVTVHFTGFGQKKFLAHYAPFRFN; encoded by the coding sequence ATGATGAAATTCGATCTTAATCCGCGGCAGAAGGAAGCAGTGCTATCCACTGATGGATACTATCTTATTCTCGCCGGCGCGGGAAGCGGGAAAACAAGGGTCCTGACTGAAAGGATCGCCTACCTGATAAGAGAAAAAAATGTATCTCCGGAAAGGATCCTCGCCTTCACCTTCACTAATAAAGCGGCCGGAGAGATGCGAGCCCGCGTTGAAAGATCCCTTTCGCAAAGAAAAATTCCTTTCTGGGTCTCCACGTTCCATTCTACGGGGCTGAAAATATTACGGAAAGAGGCGAACAGGATCGGGTTCAGGAACAATTTCGCGATATATGACGAGGATGATTCGATCAGGTTGATCAAGGATATCATCAGGAAGAAAAACTGGAATCTCGATGAATATCCGCCTTCGATCGTCCGGAACAGGATCTCCGCGTGGAAGAACAGTCTTGTCACTCCCGACGAAGCGGTCGAGACAGCCATCGACGGTATTGAAGAGCTTCAGGCAAAGGTCTATCTTGCCTATGACATCGAACTGAAGAGATCCAATTCCTTTGATTTTGACGATCTGATAACCAGGGTCGTCGAACTCTTTACCGCCCATCCAAAGATAAGGGAAAGGTATGCCAGGCAATTCAAGTACGTCCTCGTTGACGAGTTCCAGGATACCAACACGATCCAGATGATGATGATCGATATGCTCGCGTCGAAGAACAGGAACCTGTTTGTCGTCGGAGACGACGATCAGGCTATCTATGGATGGCGGGGGGCGACGATCGAGAATATACTCCAGTTCGACAGGCTGTATGAAGGGACCGTAACGATCCGCCTCGAGGAGAATTATCGCTCTACAAACAATATTCTGTCCGCTTCCAACGCTGTCATATCGAATAATCTCGATCGCAAAGGGAAGAAGCTCTGGTCAAAAAAGGGTGATGGTGAAAAAGTACGGACAGTCTACGCGTCTGATGACAGGGGAGAGGCCCTCGCGGTAAGGGAAGCCGTGATGAGATTGATAAGGAACGGATACAGGAGGGATGAGATAGCAGTCCTCTACAGGACTCACGCCCAGTCAAGGGCGCTCGAAACGGCAATGATAAGGGGAGGGCTCCCATACCAGATAATCGGAGGAGTTAGGTTCTATGAGAGAAAAGAAATAAAAGACCTTCTCGGGTATCTGAAACTGGTCAACAATCCTGATGACAACCTTAATTTCAAGCGAGTGATAAATGTCCCGAAGAGAGGTATTGGAAACGTTACGATAGAAAGGATAGAGGAAGAAGCGGGGGACGGGAGTCTTCTGCCGGCAATCATATCGGGTGAGATACTCGACAGGTTTTCCTCATCCCAGAGGAAGCGTATAGAAGAATTTTCAAAACTGATTTCAGTAATGCGATTAAGGGCCAAAAACGACACGGCTTATGAAATACTGTCATATCTAATAGAAACAATTGGATACAGAGAATACTTAAAGGAAGATATCAAGACTGCGCAGGTGAGGCTGGAGAATGTAGAGGAATTGCTCAACGAGACGAAGAGATTCGCCGCTGTCTCGGATGACCCCTCGCTACCCGCATTTCTCGAGGAGATAGCTCTGATAAGCAATGTCGATTCGATGAGAGATGAAGACAAAATCGCTCTTATGACCCTTCACAATTCGAAAGGCCTCGAATACAGATCAGTGATGATCACGGGGCTCGAGGAAGGCCTGTTACCGCATTTCTCGTCTTTTGATGACGAGAGGGAGATGGAAGAGGAAAGAAGGCTTTTTTACGTCGGAATGACAAGGGCGAAAGAGGAATTATATCTTTTCTGCGCGGCAAGCAGGATGCAATTCGGCAACTGGAACGACAACCGACCTTCCAGGTTTCTCGAAGAGATCCCTGAAAAGTATAAGGAGATAACCGGCGTAAACCGGCAGATCGAAGGAGGGGGCGATATTTTCAGGCAGGTAGATCAGATCGAATCGCTGGAACGCGGTGAGGACAGGATAAGCAATGACAGCAGGTTCAGAGTAGGGGTCTCGATCTCTCATCCATCATTCGGCGAAGGGACGATAAAGAAGGTGGAAGGGACGGGGATGGAGATGAGAGTGACCGTTCACTTCACCGGATTCGGGCAGAAGAAATTCCTGGCTCATTACGCGCCATTCAGGTTCAATTAA
- a CDS encoding PD40 domain-containing protein translates to MKKTAGIVLFFLALDLFLLHLPLSSVSAQAWWFGKNKVQYKDFEWQILKTPHFDIHFNQGYRDLAGRTGVVLEYGYGKLSVDLRHHISWRIPVILYGSHSDFQQTNTTWQLLPEGVQAFAEPSRRRVVLHFNGSNVDFSHTAIHELVHIFQFDIIYGSLLRSVFSRNMLFNIPLWFAEGTAEYFSAGGVDDECRMFMRDGTIFDYLPYDLNYAGGYMNYKAGQSAISYIAETYGKEKVIELMDQLRFNRSMEMSLHRTIGISTEELTKNWKNNLRREYWPEYADKMEAESIARKVTDHLKKHNYINSKPVFSPDGEYIAYYSDRSGLEGIYIMDSVTGKKKKKLLVGSTSSQFEYIRTRLSSLTWNPESSEIAFVAKSDGRDRLFRMGVPGGNIIEEIDLPLDFFFNPVWSPDGEKIIVVGTLRGQTDLFFYDLGMKKLFQVTDDTCDEKYPAWFPDGKRIVYTRYPEPVKQPVFTTDSTGVDRIENLDYADMSNVLSVKGDIWMIDILSGEKRLVISTPGNDESPQILSNGLELLFVSDESGISNLYRGSFEIGSYHRFTDILGGLFNPSVSNVKDRLVFSAFNAAGYDLFIMDNFEEKSRVSYSTGGPLLAGIKEEKWPSFGVLPEIDPYGGSGLEGPDPEVERITVEEKMPGSPDGKEDQSVDTSSGAGTPQGGRFPGRRWENGAEVPDVVINEDSKERIDPDSLEALRESFRKRVGTVEKYRIKFSPDYIGNGMGVYFATGLGFGLSNQIAFSDLLGDHHLFLAFSLYGSVEDSDMMLSYYYVKKRIDYSLGIFQFKNYLNSRFSSVGETFLDYRYFTERNYGLFGNASFPFSTFTRAEMELQAYMSEREFLILDDGSYYGYTVYDSDVSVKRMLQPSFSIVHDSAYYGSFGPVIGSRWMLSFSRALSFSGRDISRTTAFLDYRRYRPLFYRNYLAFRTVASSSNGEDRRYFFLGGPTTMRGYDYLQFQGSRMMLFNLEYRYPLVDAIIFGWPGRWALTNIGGTLFFDTGSVWGDGRYIEKLPAAIDPVMINDLEFYSDFGVGFYMRMGFLIFNFQLAWPTDFSNTGEPVFHFYLGPQF, encoded by the coding sequence ATGAAGAAAACTGCCGGAATAGTGTTATTTTTTCTGGCCCTTGATCTTTTCCTTTTACACCTGCCCCTTTCCAGTGTCAGCGCCCAGGCATGGTGGTTCGGAAAGAACAAGGTACAGTACAAGGATTTCGAATGGCAGATTCTCAAGACTCCTCATTTTGATATCCATTTCAACCAGGGGTACCGCGATCTCGCCGGCAGGACTGGCGTCGTCCTTGAATACGGTTACGGCAAGCTCTCCGTGGACCTGAGGCATCACATATCATGGCGTATACCGGTGATCCTTTACGGCAGCCATTCGGATTTTCAACAGACCAACACGACCTGGCAGCTGCTTCCCGAGGGCGTACAGGCTTTCGCCGAACCGAGCAGAAGGAGGGTCGTCCTTCATTTCAACGGTTCAAACGTCGATTTCAGTCACACCGCGATACATGAACTTGTCCATATTTTTCAATTCGACATTATATACGGAAGCCTTCTCAGATCAGTGTTTTCAAGGAATATGCTTTTTAATATTCCTCTCTGGTTTGCGGAGGGTACTGCGGAATATTTCTCTGCCGGAGGAGTCGACGATGAATGCAGGATGTTCATGCGCGACGGTACGATCTTCGATTATCTTCCTTACGATCTGAATTATGCCGGTGGATACATGAATTACAAGGCCGGACAGTCAGCAATATCCTATATCGCCGAGACTTATGGTAAGGAAAAGGTCATTGAACTGATGGATCAACTTCGGTTCAACAGGTCGATGGAGATGTCCCTTCATCGTACTATAGGTATCTCGACAGAGGAGCTTACGAAGAATTGGAAAAACAATCTCAGGCGGGAATACTGGCCCGAGTACGCCGATAAGATGGAGGCGGAATCAATCGCCAGAAAAGTCACCGATCATCTTAAGAAGCATAACTATATAAACTCAAAACCCGTATTTTCGCCTGATGGAGAGTATATCGCCTATTATTCTGACAGGAGCGGTCTTGAAGGTATCTATATAATGGATTCAGTCACAGGCAAGAAGAAGAAAAAACTTCTTGTCGGGTCGACATCGAGTCAGTTCGAATACATAAGGACGAGACTTTCAAGCCTGACGTGGAATCCTGAATCGTCGGAGATTGCTTTTGTCGCCAAGTCGGATGGAAGGGACAGGTTGTTTCGGATGGGTGTCCCGGGGGGAAATATCATCGAGGAGATAGACCTTCCACTCGATTTCTTTTTCAACCCGGTATGGTCGCCGGACGGAGAAAAGATCATTGTCGTGGGCACGCTCAGGGGGCAGACAGATCTCTTTTTTTATGACCTTGGAATGAAGAAACTTTTCCAGGTCACCGATGATACATGTGATGAAAAATATCCCGCCTGGTTCCCCGACGGAAAGAGGATCGTATATACACGTTATCCCGAACCCGTCAAGCAGCCTGTCTTCACGACTGACAGCACCGGAGTGGACAGGATTGAGAACCTCGACTATGCTGACATGAGTAACGTTCTTTCCGTCAAGGGTGATATCTGGATGATAGATATCCTGAGCGGAGAGAAAAGGCTCGTTATCTCCACTCCAGGCAACGACGAATCGCCACAGATACTATCCAATGGCCTGGAACTGTTATTTGTCTCGGATGAATCAGGGATAAGCAATCTTTACCGTGGAAGCTTCGAAATCGGAAGCTACCACCGTTTTACCGACATACTCGGAGGCCTGTTCAATCCTTCCGTCTCAAACGTCAAGGACCGTCTGGTCTTCTCCGCTTTTAACGCCGCCGGGTATGATCTTTTCATAATGGATAATTTCGAGGAAAAGTCGAGGGTGTCATATTCGACGGGTGGGCCCCTGTTGGCCGGGATCAAGGAGGAAAAATGGCCTTCGTTCGGAGTGCTTCCGGAGATCGATCCCTATGGAGGTTCCGGGTTGGAAGGTCCTGACCCTGAGGTTGAGCGGATCACTGTGGAAGAAAAGATGCCAGGGTCGCCCGACGGGAAGGAAGATCAATCGGTCGATACAAGTTCCGGTGCTGGAACCCCCCAGGGAGGAAGGTTTCCCGGCAGGAGATGGGAAAACGGAGCCGAAGTACCTGACGTGGTTATCAACGAAGATTCAAAAGAGAGGATCGATCCAGATTCGCTCGAGGCCCTGCGCGAATCTTTCAGAAAACGTGTGGGCACAGTTGAAAAGTACAGAATCAAATTCTCTCCCGACTACATAGGAAACGGAATGGGGGTCTATTTCGCGACCGGACTCGGGTTCGGACTGTCCAACCAGATCGCGTTCAGCGACCTTCTGGGTGACCATCACCTCTTTCTGGCGTTCAGCCTCTATGGATCGGTAGAAGACAGCGATATGATGCTGTCATATTACTATGTCAAGAAGAGGATCGATTATTCGCTCGGTATCTTTCAGTTCAAGAACTACCTCAATTCCAGGTTCTCCTCCGTGGGGGAGACATTTCTGGACTACAGATATTTTACCGAGAGGAACTACGGCCTTTTTGGTAATGCTTCTTTTCCCTTTTCTACTTTTACAAGGGCGGAGATGGAACTCCAGGCGTACATGAGTGAGAGGGAGTTTCTTATACTCGATGATGGATCGTATTACGGGTATACCGTTTATGACAGCGATGTATCGGTAAAGAGGATGTTGCAACCATCTTTTTCCATAGTTCATGACTCGGCTTACTACGGGTCTTTCGGACCAGTGATAGGGTCCAGATGGATGCTCAGTTTTTCAAGGGCCCTGTCGTTCAGTGGACGCGACATATCGAGGACGACGGCGTTTCTCGATTATCGCAGGTACAGACCTCTCTTCTACAGGAACTACCTTGCCTTCAGGACAGTGGCAAGCAGCAGCAACGGGGAAGATAGGCGGTATTTCTTCCTCGGAGGCCCGACGACGATGCGAGGATACGATTACCTGCAGTTCCAGGGTTCAAGGATGATGCTTTTCAACCTCGAGTACAGGTATCCACTCGTTGACGCGATAATATTCGGATGGCCGGGCAGATGGGCCTTGACGAATATCGGAGGGACGTTGTTTTTTGATACGGGATCTGTTTGGGGTGATGGAAGATATATCGAGAAGCTGCCCGCCGCAATAGACCCGGTGATGATAAACGATCTGGAGTTTTACAGTGATTTCGGGGTTGGATTCTATATGAGGATGGGTTTTCTCATATTTAATTTTCAGCTTGCCTGGCCGACTGATTTTTCAAATACCGGTGAACCGGTGTTCCATTTTTATCTGGGTCCGCAATTCTGA
- a CDS encoding DUF2207 domain-containing protein, with product MNRKSGFPFYLTDHPDGAVGLAGRIPIVILIAVITLITCHGSSEASNKSFHHPETDITFTLLPDGSADVEEIRSFDFKGSFSWADLEKETYGQYGRYGVVFLGVWDESNGLKLNSELSSSGRSETIKWYYSASNEIKRFRIRYRITGAIQRYRDVAQFYWKAIGDRHMYIGKVNIRLIPPEKSPRLFKVFVHSQARPGKLLISDTWENAEISQDAIGADSFVEIRALLDPDIFPGAQLRQGETYQSILEDERRVTEEWRLAEEKRIEKAINSMKAIKNGLVTIGVFFIFFIAAYIWVFIRFGREPAIDYDNEYEREPPGKIPPCVLPAILSQSRPAIEKMSNGFAATLLQAARYGYMEISEEEKKVLLFTSRHLVYTLTDKGKSLLKGDDPGLSSGERPLIDFEKDVLDVVFNSAGDGTTVTSKEIEKWAAEKKGSRTKYFAFIKDRTKDLRKDFERDNHRLDDERSEKARNGWVGFSLLCGIIFAAAFFLGDRNPVFVIAGPFIFLTGALLSIPLARRSIEAAIMYNKWNAFKKFITDFSAMKEAGPSLLAMWEDYLVYAAALGVADKLLGNLKLVASEFGTTVPAAVWFHPYAAHGAGTGQLDSMAAFESLSASMSNMQNLSSALSSSSSSGGGFSGGGGGGGGGGGCGAG from the coding sequence ATGAATCGAAAATCCGGATTTCCGTTTTATCTGACTGATCATCCAGACGGTGCCGTCGGACTTGCCGGAAGGATACCGATCGTGATATTGATCGCCGTCATCACGCTTATCACCTGCCATGGATCGTCCGAGGCTTCAAATAAAAGTTTCCATCATCCGGAAACGGACATCACCTTCACTCTCCTTCCGGATGGAAGCGCCGACGTTGAGGAGATCCGGTCTTTTGATTTCAAAGGATCATTCTCCTGGGCCGATCTTGAAAAGGAGACTTATGGCCAGTATGGAAGATATGGGGTCGTTTTCCTCGGCGTATGGGACGAGAGTAACGGGTTGAAACTCAATTCCGAGCTTTCTTCTTCAGGAAGAAGCGAGACGATCAAATGGTATTATTCTGCTTCGAACGAGATAAAACGATTCCGTATCAGGTACAGGATCACCGGCGCGATCCAGCGCTACCGTGACGTAGCCCAGTTCTACTGGAAAGCTATCGGAGACAGGCATATGTACATCGGAAAGGTGAATATCCGGTTGATACCGCCTGAAAAGAGTCCGCGCCTGTTCAAGGTCTTCGTTCACAGCCAGGCAAGGCCGGGCAAACTCCTGATATCCGATACGTGGGAAAACGCCGAAATATCCCAGGACGCGATAGGAGCTGACAGTTTTGTCGAGATCAGGGCGCTGCTTGACCCTGATATTTTCCCCGGTGCGCAGCTCAGGCAGGGAGAGACTTATCAATCGATTCTCGAAGATGAAAGAAGGGTGACCGAGGAGTGGAGACTGGCGGAGGAAAAGCGCATCGAAAAGGCTATAAACAGTATGAAAGCGATAAAGAACGGCCTTGTCACGATAGGAGTATTCTTCATCTTTTTTATCGCGGCATATATCTGGGTCTTTATCAGATTCGGCCGTGAACCTGCCATCGATTATGATAACGAATATGAAAGAGAACCGCCGGGGAAAATACCTCCGTGCGTGCTGCCGGCGATCCTCTCTCAGAGCAGACCGGCGATAGAAAAGATGTCAAACGGTTTCGCCGCTACTCTTCTCCAGGCGGCGCGATATGGATATATGGAAATAAGTGAAGAAGAGAAAAAAGTCCTGCTTTTCACAAGCCGGCACCTCGTCTATACCCTTACTGACAAAGGCAAAAGTCTTCTTAAGGGAGATGATCCCGGCCTTTCTTCCGGCGAACGTCCCCTTATCGATTTTGAAAAAGACGTTCTCGATGTGGTATTCAATTCCGCTGGAGACGGCACTACTGTTACGAGCAAAGAAATTGAAAAATGGGCGGCAGAAAAAAAAGGTTCGAGAACGAAATATTTCGCCTTTATAAAAGACAGGACCAAAGATCTGAGAAAGGATTTTGAAAGGGACAACCACAGACTCGACGACGAAAGAAGTGAAAAGGCAAGGAACGGATGGGTCGGATTCTCCCTTTTATGTGGAATCATCTTCGCCGCCGCCTTTTTCCTTGGCGACAGAAATCCTGTCTTCGTGATCGCCGGTCCTTTTATATTCCTGACAGGCGCGCTTCTTTCGATCCCTCTTGCCCGAAGATCGATCGAAGCGGCGATAATGTACAATAAATGGAACGCCTTCAAGAAATTCATCACCGATTTCTCGGCGATGAAAGAAGCCGGCCCTTCCCTTCTTGCCATGTGGGAAGATTATCTTGTCTACGCCGCGGCCCTCGGTGTCGCCGACAAGCTTCTGGGGAACCTTAAACTTGTCGCCAGTGAATTCGGGACGACAGTTCCCGCCGCGGTATGGTTTCATCCCTATGCCGCTCATGGCGCGGGAACGGGCCAACTGGACTCGATGGCGGCATTCGAATCGCTCAGCGCGTCGATGTCCAACATGCAGAACCTCTCATCAGCCCTATCGAGTTCAAGCAGCAGCGGCGGCGGATTCAGCGGTGGTGGTGGCGGCGGCGGCGGTGGCGGCGGTTGCGGAGCGGGCTGA
- a CDS encoding LemA family protein, protein MTRIYIYSIAAASLFVWIAIVFNRFVKYRNRCSNAASQIDIQLKRRHQLIPDIVEIVKGYAAHEARVFDEVTKSRSEAVAARQKERTGKENNLSKSLKSLIALKEQYPSLKASGNFIRLQDELKETEEKIRFSRQIYNDIVMRYNTLISSFPDLILARLFHFRELEYFEFLDS, encoded by the coding sequence ATGACCCGGATCTATATTTATTCGATTGCCGCCGCGTCCCTTTTCGTATGGATAGCGATAGTCTTTAACCGGTTTGTAAAATACAGAAACAGGTGCTCAAACGCCGCATCCCAGATCGATATACAGCTTAAACGCAGGCATCAGCTGATCCCTGATATCGTCGAGATCGTGAAGGGATACGCCGCTCACGAAGCCAGAGTCTTCGATGAAGTCACGAAAAGCCGTTCTGAAGCTGTCGCCGCCAGGCAGAAAGAGAGGACTGGAAAGGAAAATAATCTGTCGAAGTCATTGAAATCACTCATCGCCCTGAAGGAACAGTATCCATCACTCAAAGCCAGTGGTAATTTTATCAGGCTACAGGATGAACTGAAGGAGACGGAGGAAAAAATAAGGTTCTCCAGGCAGATCTACAACGATATAGTGATGCGGTACAATACGCTGATCAGCAGTTTTCCTGATCTTATCCTCGCGCGGTTATTCCATTTCAGGGAGCTCGAGTATTTCGAGTTCCTGGACAGCTGA